From the Anabaena sphaerica FACHB-251 genome, the window ATATTGCGGCGCGGTTAGAACAACTTAATAAAAATGTTCCAGAGGGTAATCCTTATAGCATCTTAGTTAGTGAAACCACATTTCAATTGATTAGACAGCATTTTAATACCCAAAAAGTAGAGCAGATGCAGCTACGTGGACGGCAACAATTAACCATGATTTATTCTATTATGGGATGGCAAGATTCATCTGAACAGGCGTAATAACAAATTCATTTACAGCAATGTTTGGTTAATTAGACCGAGCTGTAGAAACATTTCGGCAAAACGTTTGCACAATATTTATAAATTCGCATATTAAGTTAAAATTCATATTTCCTGAAATAATACAAATTAAATAATCAAAAGTGTGCTAAATAAATAAACAGTAGTTAAATTACACATCATTTGCAAATTTTCATATTATGCAACTATTATTAACAACTTGTAGGGTGGAAATCTGGACTATCCTAATTATGACACTTAAATGTATAACAGATTATTTACTTCCAGCGAATTTACAACCTCAGAGAATTGAACAATTTCTTTGAATTTAGAAAAAATAAGCAGAAGTTGGTGAGTATAGTGAATAGATATCTGATTACAGGAATAACCACAGCTATTGTCTGGGAAGCTTCATTGTCTAAGGCTTGGACTCAGCCACCTCCTTGTATTTCTCCAAGTTTGCCCACAGTTACTAAATCCCTGAATAGTGTCCAAAAAAGCAATGTGATCGTCATTGGGAAAGTACCAGATAGTCCTTATATAGTTGTTGTTCCTGGCAATTCAAATCAATTGTTAAACTTTGTGCGTCGCTATGTTGCTGACGCATTTCTAGCACAGCACAGACTTGGTGCTTATGTCTATGCTGGAGGTTCTTCAAGAAGAGGAGATGCAGAGTGTTTATCTAATTTTTTGAGAAGCCAGGGACTAGATGCACGAGTGGTCTATTTTCACTAAATCTGCATACATATTCATCTAGAGAGGTTTTTATGAAAACTTGGTGGACTTATCATTTAATTTTCGTCCTAGTCGGACTAGTTAGTACCCTTCATGCTTCTGCCGCAGATCCATTAAAGGTTAAAGTCAATCGCTACTTAGAAGTACGTCGTTCCATCGGACAGGTTATATATTCTCGTGGCCAGACAGTTAAACCAGTTACCAGCGGAATGCGACTACAATCAGTTGGGGATACAATCATTACTAAGCAAGGTTCCAGCGCCGTTCTAGCAATGGATATAGGTACTGGCTTTATTAATATTTCTGAAAATACAACGGTAACGGTGCATAAACTTGATAAAGGATCAAGAGGTGAAAGAATCACAGAACTTCAGGTAAAGTCTGGCCAAGTCCGTCTGCAAATTCGCAGATTAACTCATGATACATCTCGTGTAGAAATTCGCACTCCTGCTGGAGTGGCTGGGGTGCGGGGAACTGATTTTGGTGTGAGTGTACAGGATGATGGCAAAACGGGGGTTGGTACTAAAGAGGGTGCAGTAGCGACTTCTGCTCAAGGACAGACAGTGTTGGTAAATGCTGGTTTCCAAAATCTGACTATTCCCGGAGAACCACCTTCCCCAGCAGTACCTCTACGGGAAGATACTCGTTTAAATATTAGTCAACTTCTAGCTAATGGCAGCCAGGTGAAAATTGTTGGTACTGTTGATCCAGTTAACCTGCTAATGATAGCTCAACAGCCTCTGAATATCGATCCTAGTGGCAGATTTGATATTACTGTTCCTTTACCCCAAAACCGCAAAGTAGAAGCTGTGGTGATCACTCCTTTGGGTAAACAGCAATTGTATCAATTAGCAGTTCCTTAATTGAGTTTAGTTGTTAGGTTTTATGATTGGCGATCGCTCATAATGGATAGTTGAAGTGATACCTACACTTTTATATAGTTGTTACTATATGGAATAATATACGGAAAGATTCTGTATATTATCTAAGTTATGTCTTCCAACAATACTCCAGATATCAATTCTGATGAACCAATACCTACTGAAGTGACTGAAACTAACCAGTCAACACTTGTTGTTCAGGCTGCAAGTTTTGATCCAGAAAGATTTCCAGATTTGGACAAGATGGAATCAGTCATATTGAAGCAAGGTCCAAGGTCTATTAAACAGGCTAAGTACACAACGATTCGTGATCGCCATACAGAAAAAGTACATCATTACTCTCTAAGTATCCAAACCTTTGGCTTGATTCAGAAACAGTGGAAAGAAAAACCTGAGAAATCAATCACATTAGAAAGTGAAGACGACGATGAAATTCAGAAACTCATGGATTTTCTTGCAGCTACACATGGAAACACTTCTTCCATGCCAGATGGAGACTATACTATCTTAAAAGTGCCAACTCAAGATATAAACCTTGAAAATATAAACCTTGAATCATTACAACAATTGTTAAGTAGCCTTTCCATTTCAGGAAGAGTTGATGCCCTTGTGGAGATATTAGAATTTTCTGAAAATGATACAGAACTTTTTAAGGTACTCGTAGAGCGCGTAGATAAAGATCCACATTTGTTTGCAGATGCCGCAGCAGCACTTAATTTAGCTACTTACAAGAACGCTGTAGATAAATTAAAAAACTTAATAGATAGTGGCAAAGTTGGCGAATCTCAATTCCAAAAAATTCTCGAAGAAAATCCTTGGATGTTTGGAAGTGAGTATAGTGAAATCCTGGATAGAAGAAAGTGGACACGAGATGAGCAACAAGATTTTGTGGTTAGAAGAACTACCGACAATTATATAGAAATTATTGAGATTAAAACACCTCTTGATGGGAAAGTTTTATTCAACTACGATAAATCCCATAAAAGTTACTATCCCGGTGTGGAACTATCCAAGGTTATTGGACAAGTTCAGAATTATCTTGAAAAACTTGATAAAGCGCGTGATTCAATTTTGGCGAACGATGGAGAGGATACCAATAAAATTAGGGCTA encodes:
- a CDS encoding FecR family protein, whose translation is MKTWWTYHLIFVLVGLVSTLHASAADPLKVKVNRYLEVRRSIGQVIYSRGQTVKPVTSGMRLQSVGDTIITKQGSSAVLAMDIGTGFINISENTTVTVHKLDKGSRGERITELQVKSGQVRLQIRRLTHDTSRVEIRTPAGVAGVRGTDFGVSVQDDGKTGVGTKEGAVATSAQGQTVLVNAGFQNLTIPGEPPSPAVPLREDTRLNISQLLANGSQVKIVGTVDPVNLLMIAQQPLNIDPSGRFDITVPLPQNRKVEAVVITPLGKQQLYQLAVP
- a CDS encoding Shedu anti-phage system protein SduA domain-containing protein, which translates into the protein MSSNNTPDINSDEPIPTEVTETNQSTLVVQAASFDPERFPDLDKMESVILKQGPRSIKQAKYTTIRDRHTEKVHHYSLSIQTFGLIQKQWKEKPEKSITLESEDDDEIQKLMDFLAATHGNTSSMPDGDYTILKVPTQDINLENINLESLQQLLSSLSISGRVDALVEILEFSENDTELFKVLVERVDKDPHLFADAAAALNLATYKNAVDKLKNLIDSGKVGESQFQKILEENPWMFGSEYSEILDRRKWTRDEQQDFVVRRTTDNYIEIIEIKTPLDGKVLFNYDKSHKSYYPGVELSKVIGQVQNYLEKLDKARDSILANDGEDTNKIRAKIIIGRDGDKDQQKALRRLNGHLYRIEIITFDQLLRIAQNVLNYLQGIFIPRN